The proteins below come from a single Corylus avellana chromosome ca3, CavTom2PMs-1.0 genomic window:
- the LOC132175325 gene encoding WPP domain-interacting protein 2, producing MDLESEYSVLESEEDNEVTQERLARDDDNEIKNNGSCLNEIDKLDSPENSNANALRVETNGEDFEGEEPVDSPPLNGNSPGGGSPPMTKGYGLKKWRRIRREFVKDVSASIDTSKILKRGLSGSTNPTKAQHHFPLEIKQNSESSVGSANVLTVGVADRFVIHGSSSDSRFAVGSAFAAGTDSENSEDRSSKSSTAASAPKVRYDQPAVLGYVREKSRIKNSGGKSLGNSAQKGPQGKGRTEGSKKHRGERVKIEKENSHSSMESDSRSSNFVFMQGDFTATSNGKQTERLMNYDRENSDEALASEQFSEEVQTGYNKENVGEVEDLSQDDLAADLSWEVKEEKSENRRPSTDRDPLVASIFSLQSVQEALKKEVQKLREIGKEPTSSHDSSTNGNSTPAYFTTTDPENFVPSSSEELGSEKTRQTALTSLETQLLNVTKNVKFLESKLEETGAMVEVKDLRITELEAIIHSCKSPKEESGSTLGLQEEKCREMETELEGLFKQKIEAEVEFLAIRRTIENMKVAAGDQLTLLEERNALVLNKLGAAESKAAMLKKKSEEEKYSGDMIGTEEVVKMQRRVCKITWCFFIQFIFLVMVFWLFVLQLSPRSGVVVPT from the exons ATGGATTTGGAGAGTGAATATTCCGTTCTTGAATCCGAGGAAGATAATGAAGTAACCCAAGAAAGATTGGCCCGTGATGATGACAATGAGATAAAGAATAATGGGTCTTGTCTCAATGAGATTGATAAGTTGGATTCTCCTGAAAATTCCAATGCCAATGCGTTACGGGTAGAAACGAACGGAGAGGATTTTGAAGGTGAAGAGCCGGTGGATTCGCCTCCGCTTAATGGCAATTCTCCCGGTGGGGGTTCACCCCCGATGACAAAAGGATATGGATTGAAGAAGTGGAGGAGAATTAGGAGAGAGTTTGTTAAGGATGTGAGTGCAAGTATAGATACTAGTAAAATTCTGAAGCGGGGCCTGTCTGGCTCCACGAATCCAACTAAAGCTCAGCATCATTTTCCCCTTGAAATCAAGCAAAATAGTGAGAGTTCGGTAGGATCTGCAAATGTGTTAACTGTGGGAGTAGCTGACAGGTTTGTAATCCATGGTTCTAGTTCAGATTCTAGGTTTGCAGTTGGGTCTGCTTTTGCTGCAGGTACAGATTCTGAGAACAGCGAAGACCGGAGTAGCAAATCTTCCACAGCAGCTAGTGCTCCAAAGGTGAGGTATGATCAGCCTGCAGTGTTGGGGTATGTACGAGAGAAGAGCAGGATTAAGAATAGTGGCGGGAAGAGTTTGGGTAATTCAGCTCAAAAGGGTCCGCAGGGAAAGGGACGGACTGAAGGCAGTAAGAAGCATAGAGGAGAAAGGGTCAAAATCGAGAAGGAGAACTCTCATTCCAGCATGGAATCTGACTCAAGAAGCTCCAATTTTGTCTTTATGCAGGGTGATTTTACTGCGACTAGCAACGGAAAGCAAACCGAAAGGTTAATGAATTATGACAGGGAGAATAGTGATGAAGCTCTTGCGAGTGAACAGTTTAGTGAAGAAGTTCAAACTGGTTACAACAAAGAGAATGTGGGAGAGGTTGAAGATCTTTCACAAGATGATTTAGCTGCAGACTTGTCTTGGGAAGTTAAGGAAGAGAAAAGTGAGAACCGTCGGCCTTCAACAGATCGGGATCCACTGGTTGCGTCTATCTTTAGCCTCCAGTCTGTGCAAGAAGCGCTGAAAAAAG AAGTTCAAAAACTAAGGGAGATTGGAAAGGAGCCTACATCATCGCACGACAGTTCAACCAACGGTAATAGTACACCAGCATATTTCACTACTACTGACCCAGAGAACTTCGTACCAAGCTCATCTGAGGAGCTGGGGTCCGAAAAGACTAGACAAACTGCTTTGACTTCCTTGGAAACCCAATTATTAAACGTGACAAAGAATGTAAAATTTTTGGAAAGTAAATTGGAGGAGACAGGGGCTATGGTTGAGGTGAAGGACTTGAGGATTACGGAACTTGAAGCCATTATACACAGTTGCAAGTCACCAAAGGAAGAGTCGGGTAGCACTTTAGGGTTACAGGAGGAAAAATGTAGAGAGATGGAGACTGAGCTTGAGGGTCTCTTCAAGCAAAAGATTGAAGCTGAGGTTGAGTTTCTGGCAATAAGAAGGACGATAGAGAACATGAAGGTTGCTGCAGGTGATCAATTGACACTGTTGGAAGAGCGAAATGCTCTGGTTCTGAACAAACTTGGAGCAGCAGAAAGCAAGGCCGcgatgcttaaaaaaaaatcagaggaAGAAAAGTATAGTGGAGATATGATAGGGACCGAAGAGGTTGTGAAGATGCAGAGGAGGGTGTGTAAGATTACATGGTGTTTTTTCATACAATTTATATTTCTTGTTATGGTGTTTTGGCTTTTTGTCTTGCAGTTATCACCCCGTTCTGGGGTGGTTGTGCCCACATGA
- the LOC132175762 gene encoding uncharacterized protein LOC132175762, which yields MEEAASESQQSMISSGLTIKIATCYNKAGKETLPPSGSNSDLSSPNIKNSTESSTYNSPSLVSPPSSAFVSALQSPYISPRAMTPKTQENPTPPTPLVLPSPPVSFRGSQSDDIPSSSYTPPSDQYEFSDDPADAKLKFVTCDAVPPRISFSFPVPRISFAKGPVSPASNSKPRSCDVYIGFHGQNPNLVRFSKWFKSELELQGIACFVADRAKYSNTQSHEIADRVICSVAYGVVVVTNSTFVNHLSLEEIRFFAQKKNLIPLFFDTGPAQMTGLLNCNSIDKECKEAIDGLIKSNEFKLEANEGNWRSCVSKAAGILRTKLGRKSVAEKDVLVGVEGFEEPPFPRNRFFVGREKEISEIESLLFGCGDFQEQGIKGEASGQSEGLADEESDEVMMSRGGGGGGGRYISLEMGKSKEPTLEAWVEPVLGRNSFKRPKYKKSKSLGSGVICINGVPGIGKTELALEFAHRYSQRYKMVLWVGGEARYLRQNILNLSLHLGLDVSAYVEKERGRIRSFEEQEFEAFKRVKRELFRDMPYLLIIDNLETEKEWWEGKDLHDLIPRNTGGSHVIITTRLSKVMNFDIMQLPTLPLSDAMALVRGRRKKDYPADELEFLGKFDEKLGRLSFGLWLIGSLMSELAIGPSALFEAINQVPLNEGSPSSHMSSAEEQYCKNNPFLMKVLQFCFAILQQTNVRKNLLASRMLLVGGWYAPAPVSAGLLAAAAKNMPAIGNRFKKWTKCLALTFGCCSGCLAPQAWKSEEDSALILVKLGLARRANRQQGCWIQFHPITQVFAKRKEGLQAAKAAVQGVRKTGNPLVNSDHLWASAFLVFGFKSEPPLVQLKAIDMALYIKRTALPLAIQAFTTFSRCNSALELLKVCTNVLEEVEKSFVSQIQDWCHGSLCWKKKLQGDQRVDEYVWQEVTLLKATLLETRAKLLLRGGHFDSGEDLCRTCISIRTVMLGHNHSHTLAAQETLANLVRMRSKI from the coding sequence ATGGAAGAAGCGGCATCAGAATCTCAACAAAGCATGATATCCAGTGGCCTCACCATCAAGATAGCAACTTGTTACAACAAAGCAGGTAAAGAGACTTTGCCTCCATCTGGCTCTAATTCAGATTTGTCATCTCCAAACATAAAGAACTCAACGGAATCATCCACATACAACTCTCCCTCCCTTGTATCACCACCTTCATCCGCATTTGTTTCAGCCCTGCAGTCGCCTTACATATCTCCAAGGGCCATGACCCCAAAAACCCAAGAAAACCCAACTCCCCCAACTCCCCTTGTCCTTCCATCACCGCCGGTTTCATTCAGGGGCTCGCAGTCCGATGACATTCCAAGCAGTTCCTACACTCCCCCATCCGACCAATATGAGTTTTCCGACGACCCAGCTGACGCTAAGCTCAAATTTGTGACTTGTGACGCAGTTCCTCCGCGCATCTCCTTCTCATTTCCAGTCCCTCGAATATCCTTCGCCAAAGGACCCGTCTCCCCTGCTTCCAATTCCAAGCCCAGAAGCTGTGATGTTTACATCGGCTTCCACGGCCAAAACCCCAACTTGGTTCGATTCTCCAAGTGGTTTAAGTCGGAGCTTGAGCTTCAGGGTATTGCTTGCTTTGTTGCGGACAGAGCAAAGTACTCTAATACTCAGAGCCACGAGATTGCCGACCGAGTTATCTGCTCCGTCGCATATGGGGTTGTGGTTGTGACTAATTCAACCTTTGTTAATCATCTCAGCTTGGAGGAGATTAGGTTCTTTGCTCAGAAGAAGAACCTGATCCCACTCTTCTTCGACACTGGGCCTGCCCAGATGACGGGCCTTCTCAACTGCAATTCGATTGATAAAGAATGTAAAGAGGCAATAGATGGACTTATCAAGTCCAATGAATTCAAGCTGGAAGCTAATGAGGGTAACTGGAGAAGCTGTGTATCTAAAGCTGCTGGCATTTTACGAACAAAGCTTGGCCGCAAGAGTGTCGCCGAGAAAGATGTACTTGTAGGAGTAGAAGGATTTGAGGAGCCACCCTTCCCAAGAAACAGATTTTTTGTTGGAAGGGAGAAGGAGATTTCTGAGATTGAAAGTCTCTTATTTGGGTGTGGGGATTTTCAGGAGCAGGGGATCAAAGGAGAAGCCAGTGGGCAATCGGAGGGCCTGGCTGATGAGGAAAGCGATGAGGTGATGATGagtagaggaggaggaggaggaggagggagatACATCAGTTTAGAGATGGGTAAGAGCAAAGAACCAACTTTAGAGGCTTGGGTCGAACCGGTTTTAGGTAGGAATTCTTTCAAGAGGCCCAAGTACAAGAAATCCAAGAGCTTGGGAAGCGGCGTGATTTGCATAAATGGGGTTCCTGGCATTGGCAAAACGGAGCTTGCACTGGAATTTGCTCACCGGTATTCACAGAGGTATAAGATGGTTTTGTGGGTTGGTGGGGAGGCTCGATACTTGAGGCAAAACATATtgaatctctctctccatttGGGACTGGATGTAAGTGCTTATGTTGAAAAGGAAAGGGGGCGCATTCGGAGCTTTGAGGAACAAGAATTCGAAGCTTTCAAGAGAGTCAAAAGGGAGCTATTCAGGGACATGCCTTATCTATTGATTATTGATAATCTTGAGACTGAGAAAGAATGGTGGGAAGGGAAGGATTTGCATGATTTGATCCCAAGGAACACTGGAGGGTCCCATGTGATTATTACAACCAGGCTATCCAAGGTGATGAATTTTGATATAATGCAGCTTCCAACACTGCCCTTGTCTGATGCAATGGCCTTGGTAagaggaagaaggaagaaagacTATCCAGCTGATGAGTTAGAATTCCTTGGGAAATTTGATGAGAAGCTGGGAAGGTTGAGCTTTGGTTTGTGGTTGATTGGATCACTAATGTCTGAGCTTGCAATTGGTCCTTCTGCTCTCTTTGAAGCTATAAACCAGGTGCCACTCAATGAAGGCTCTCCCTCTTCTCATATGAGCAGCGCTGAAGAACAGTATTGTAAGAACAATCCTTTCCTCATGAAGGTCCTACAATTTTGCTTCGCAATCTTACAGCAAACTAATGTTAGAAAGAACCTTCTTGCCTCAAGGATGCTTCTAGTTGGTGGTTGGTACGCCCCTGCACCCGTTTCGGCGGGTTTGCTAGCTGCCGCAGCAAAGAATATGCCTGCCATAGGAAACCGGTTCAAGAAGTGGACCAAATGCCTGGCTCTCACATTTGGTTGCTGCTCTGGTTGTTTAGCACCACAAGCTTGGAAGAGTGAAGAAGATTCAGCCCTCATTCTGGTGAAATTGGGGCTAGCACGAAGGGCAAACAGACAACAAGGATGTTGGATACAGTTCCATCCCATAACGCAGGTatttgcaaaaagaaaagaaggctTACAAGCTGCCAAGGCAGCTGTCCAAGGAGTGAGAAAAACAGGTAATCCATTGGTGAACTCGGACCACTTATGGGCATCTGCCTTCCTTGTGTTTGGATTCAAATCCGAACCCCCGCTTGTCCAATTGAAGGCAATTGATATGGCTTTATACATCAAAAGAACGGCTCTCCCTCTTGCAATTCAAGCCTTCACAACCTTCTCAAGGTGCAACTCCGCATTGGAGCTATTGAAGGTGTGCACCAATGTACTCGAAGAAGTGGAGAAATCGTTTGTCTCTCAAATACAAGATTGGTGTCATGGCTCGCTGTGTTGGAAGAAAAAGTTGCAAGGTGATCAAAGGGTGGATGAGTATGTGTGGCAGGAAGTGACATTGTTGAAGGCTACATTGCTTGAGACCAGAGCAAAGTTGCTTTTGAGAGGTGGGCATTTTGACAGTGGCGAAGACCTCTGCAGAACATGTATTAGTATCAGAACAGTCATGCTCGGACATAACCATTCCCACACCTTGGCTGCTCAGGAGACATTGGCCAACTTGGTCAGGATGAGGAGCAAGATATGA
- the LOC132173639 gene encoding uncharacterized protein LOC132173639 translates to MLSIENSPPDPSCSCDIPQLKTGSHERASHKLALPEVDLSNPTQFGNTPLPDFSIRDYVFTARSKDIKTNWPFSLKNLQLCLKHGVKDVLPPFQSLDKLRSQPFERCTAESSTLENKNLSNSDGEPSRPNDHAELDFSENAQLNQKPEEACIGTISCRSQGENDFPSTTTSVSQSDIESLPTNKRSPLVDTDTLPEVEAAGVAPAHKTESTSRPSKKCRLVVKFGANSDRCSTEDIASNCTSLSELTMASKTCPVCKTFSSSSNTTLNAHIDQCLSVESAPKWMTDSKLSRHRIKPRKTKLMVDIYTTAARCTLEELDRRNGTNWASISNLPTRDSDNSEMPDEGIKQRMSPVHTAETGDVGAVYIDANGTKLRILSKFNDQAPSVTQVGEDLGTRKPLKGGKGSKFLPTKKKKRRAHKHHKYLKIAPQSKNFVSHKAHSFQIYGGQGVHRGVEERCEKNEHQLKKQVKPSDSGNLRHWVCSKRTGVAKKVNRKDDHQPQIESDQFCFGDSPVERSQVSKVTNVSQNPISSPENSETMKNPFCEARASDKRERSPGRKRVGSPLFGGRSCDNAERSLPMKRNVSQLSQDSDSVCDGNCVSLLSSKLDDVAAGTNHNSYILPSSSTNPSRSCHSLTSKAMKFSSSRKNVLAARSGSPMSESRADVIKMCSALKTSQVHLMAETDGEAMAWCSEADQQYDLMHNHIANQSGREEISNKVSLGSSTVLKMKQGRGAINTSQRVEAMVLKSSPLARQSYGHDEGENMDSAGVGDDFLDKVGGPESARKEVWFHREVVIEPASKEAVGEAVASLCQSVAPELQHKLGNCAVTRLNSVRSIEDYQGPSCGAEAPVDPTEASFVNGQEVYCADEVGNDLIGQSAHIGEEMDSEIGQANFFPEVDPIPIPGPPGSFLPSPGDMSSEDLQGSSSLTTSRVQSSQDQHDFIEGDSSDSPISTTSTISNSTLTGYDRKYSEPLSSAGPQSFQDKLRSGFSGASVEPSAESDAAVPRTTSTVVERLDFDGDNCKLNKISIEKGPLSFKNDEPCCCQRKERTAQGVALNYQESQLLRRRAIASVTMPTMGKQMGCNINTRPGNLDARSEIFSLSSCSSSKSEKAIPPVMKSPAGSVPLKGSPDAGVKFLGRGACDSAGPSASNPVLRLMGKNLMVVSKDDDAPMPLGHAQPHSQINPQTPRFPTFPEVSPVNIQNQVYHSYHQMVPQIGQDSHNLVGHCFDGRLSNSFRSHTNLKTPQTLVQGSAGLFPDQHKDGGFIAFEEPHEYKGHYNVPTQQNKSKNRPVGASAYNMERLLTAPECQQMSAHSAANANREIIVIDDIPDGESNLTTDVANYIEGLRESRVVASGISIPVVPNYNSRHANPFSFYQSQDPSRGELPVVHNASVHATPSRGSNASSARWSCTSEGSSVLQRSPFFAASPSRGHLRSTLYNSPSLM, encoded by the exons ATGTTATCCATTGAAAACTCTCCACCAGATCCCTCGTGCTCTTGCGATATTCCCCAGCTCAAAACTGGCAGTCATGAGAGGGCTTCTCATAAGCTTGCCTTGCCAGAGGTAGATCTGTCCAACCCAACCCAATTTGGTAACACCCCACTTCCCGACTTCTCTATAAG AGATTATGTTTTCACTGCCCGGAGCAAGGATATCAAGACGAATTGGCCGTTTTCTTTGAAAAATCTGCAACTTTGCTTGAAACATGGCGTGAAGGATGTGTTGCCACCCTTTCAGTCTCTTGATAAACTGAGGAGCCAACCCTTTGAGAGATGTACGGCTGAAAGTAGTACACTTGAGAACAAGAACTTGAGCAATTCTGATGGAGAGCCTTCGAGGCCTAATGATCATGCAGAACTAGACTTTTCTGAAAATGCCCAATTGAACCAGAAGCCAGAAGAAGCTTGCATAGGGACAATTTCATGTAGGTCTCAAGGGGAAAATGATTTCCCATCCACAACGACAAGTGTTTCTCAATCTGATATAGAGTCACTTCCCACTAACAAGCGCTCACCCTTAGTCGACACTGATACTTTGCCTGAAGTTGAAGCTGCAGGTGTTGCTCCGGCCCACAAGACTGAGAGCACTAGTCGACCGAGTAAAAAGTGCAGATTGGTTGTGAAATTTGGTGCCAACTCTGACCGTTGCTCGACTGAAGATATCGCTTCAAATTGTACTTCCCTATCAGAATTGACAATGGCTTCAAAGACATGCCCTGTTTGCAAAACTTTCTCATCGTCTTCGAACACCACCTTGAATGCTCACATTGATCAGTGCCTTTCTGTGGAGTCAGCTCCCAAGTGGATGACTGATTCTAAACTAAGCAGGCATAGAATTAAGCCAAGGAAGACaaaattaatggtggatatctaCACTACAGCAGCAAGGTGCACGTTAGAAGAGCTTGATAGAAGAAATGGTACGAACTGGGCCTCAATTTCAAACTTGCCTACTCGGGATAGTGACAACTCTGAGATGCCCGATGAAGGGATAAAGCAAAGAATGTCCCCGGTTCATACTGCCGAGACTGGTGATGTTGGTGCAGTCTATATTGATGCCAATGGGACCAAACTTCGGATTTTATCCAAGTTTAATGATCAAGCACCATCCGTGACTCAAGTGGGCGAGGATCTTGGCACAAGGAAACCTTTGAAAGGAGGTAAAGGAAGCAAATTCCTtccaaccaaaaagaaaaagcgcCGTGCACACAAGCATCATAAGTATCTTAAAATTGCTCCTCAAAGCAAAAATTTTGTGTCTCACAAGGCGCATTCTTTTCAG ATTTATGGGGGTCAAGGAGTTCATCGTGGAGTAGAAGAAAGGTGCGAGAAGAACGAACATCAACTAAAGAAGCAAGTTAAACCAAGTGATTCTGGAAATCTAAGACATTGGGTGTGCTCCAAAAGAACTGGAGTTGCAAAAAAAGTTAATAGAAAAGATGATCATCAACCTCAAATTGAAAGTgatcaattttgttttggtgattCTCCTGTGGAGAGAAGTCAGGTTTCAAAAGTTACAAATGTGTCTCAGAACCCAATATCTTCTCCCGAAAACAGTGAGACAATGAAGAATCCATTTTGTGAAGCCCGAGCTAGTGACAAGAGGGAGCGATCTCCTGGGAGAAAAAGAGTGGGAAGTCCCTTGTTTGGAGGCAGGAGCTGTGACAATGCAGAGAGGTCCCTTCCAATGAAGAGAAATGTCAGTCAGTTGAGCCAAGACAGTGATTCTGTTTGTGATGGAAATTGTGTATCTTTGTTGAGCAGTAAGCTGGATGATGTTGCTGCAGGAACAAATCATAATTCTTATATTCTTCCCAGTTCTAGCACAAATCCATCTAGGAGCTGTCATTCCTTAACATCAAAAGCCATGAAATTCTCTTCATCAAGGAAAAATGTGTTGGCTGCCAGAAGTGGATCACCTATGTCTGAGTCCAGAGCGGATGTGATCAAGATGTGTTCAGCCCTTAAGACTTCCCAAGTGCATTTAATGGCAGAAACAGATGGCGAAGCAATGGCCTGGTGTTCTGAAGCTGATCAGCAATATGATTTGATGCACAATCATATTGCAAATCAGTCTGGAAGAGAAGAGATATCTAACAAGGTGTCTCTTGGCAGTAGCACTGTACTTAAAATGAAACAAGGTAGAGGAGCAATAAATACGTCTCAAAGGGTGGAAGCTATGGTTTTGAAGAGTTCACCGCTAGCTCGTCAAAGTTATGGACATGATGAGGGTGAAAACATGGATTCTGCTGGAGTTGGTGATGATTTTCTGGACAAAGTTGGTGGCCCAGAATCTGCTAGAAAAGAGGTTTGGTTCCACAGAGAGGTTGTCATTGAACCAGCTTCCAAAGAAGCTGTTGGGGAGGCTGTTGCAAGCTTGTGTCAATCTGTAGCTCCTGAACTACAACACAAGCTGGGCAATTGTGCTGTGACACGTTTGAACTCTGTACGATCTATTGAAGATTATCAAGGGCCTTCATGTGGAGCTGAAGCACCTGTAGATCCAACTGAGGCAAGTTTTGTCAATGGACAAGAGGTATATTGTGCTGATGAAGTGGGCAATGACTTGATTGGGCAAAGTGCTCATATTGGGGAAGAAATGGATTCTGAAATTGGGCAGGCCAACTTTTTCCCAGAGGTAGATCCAATTCCCATTCCAGGGCCACCGGGATCATTTTTACCAAGTCCTGGGGATATGAGCTCAGAAGATCTCCAAGGGAGCTCATCATTGACCACAAGCCGGGTTCAATCTTCTCAAGATCAGCATGATTTCATTGAAGGGGATTCATCAGATTCTCCTATTTCCACAACGTCAACTATCTCTAATTCCACATTGACCGGATATGATCGGAAGTATTCCGAACCATTATCATCTGCAGGACCTCAATCATTTCAAGACAAGTTGAGGTCAGGCTTCTCTGGTGCTAGTGTTGAGCCTTCAGCAGAAAGTGATGCTGCAGTTCCACGAACAACTAGTACTGTAGTAGAAAGGCTTGATTTTGATGGAGATAATTGTAAACTTAATAAAATCTCTATTGAAAAGGGGCCTCTAAGTTTCAAAAATGATGAGCCATGCTGTTGCCAAAGAAAGGAGAGAACTGCTCAGGGTGTTGCTTTAAATTATCAAGAATCACAACTACTAAGGCGAAGAGCCATAGCTTCAGTGACAATGCCTACCATGGGAAAGCAAATGGGTTGCAATATCAACACGAGGCCTGGCAATTTGGATGCGAGGTCTGAAATATTTTCTCTGAGCAGTTGCTCAAGTTCAAAATCTGAAAAGGCCATTCCCCCCGTCATGAAGTCTCCTGCAGGTTCTGTACCTTTGAAGGGTTCCCCAGATGCTGGAGTGAAGTTTCTGGGGCGTGGTGCTTGTGATTCTGCTGGTCCATCTGCTTCTAATCCAGTTCTCAGGCTGATGGGAAAGAATTTGATGGTGGTCAGCAAAGATGATGATGCACCAATGCCGCTTGGGCATGCCCAACCACATTCCCAAATCAACCCTCAAACTCCAAGGTTCCCAACATTTCCTGAAGTCTCTCCGGTAAATATTCAAAATCAGGTCTACCATTCCTACCATCAAATGGTCCCTCAAATAGGCCAGGATTCACATAATTTGGTGGGGCATTGTTTTGATGGAAGGCTGTCAAACAGTTTTAGAAGCCACACTAATTTGAAGACACCACAAACGCTTGTGCAAGGATCTGCAGGCTTATTTCCCGACCAGCATAAGGATGGTGGTTTCATTGCTTTTGAGGAACCTCATGAGTATAAAGGTCACTATAATGTGCCAACACAACAGAATAAGTCTAAGAACAGACCAGTTGGAGCATCCGCATATAACATGGAGAGACTTTTAACAGCTCCTGAATGCCAGCAGATGAGTGCCCATTCTGCTGCCAATGCCAATAGAGAAATTATCGTCATCGATGACATTCCAGATGGCGAATCCAATTTGACCACTGATGTTGCAAATTACATTGAAGGGTTGAGGGAAAGCCGTGTAGTTGCATCTGGCATTTCGATTCCAGTGGTTCCCAACTATAACTCAAGGCATGCGAATCCTTTCTCTTTTTACCAGTCGCAGGACCCTTCCCGTGGTGAATTACCAGTGGTGCACAACGCCAGCGTTCATGCAACCCCCTCCAGAGGATCAAATGCAAGCTCTGCCAGATGGAGTTGTACTTCAGAAGGTTCTAGTGTGCTGCAGCGGAGCCCTTTTTTTGCTGCATCGCCATCAAGAGGTCATCTAAGGTCTACACTGTATAATTCTCCAAGCTTGATGTAG